One Methylocaldum marinum DNA window includes the following coding sequences:
- a CDS encoding FAD-dependent oxidoreductase: MKHTSDDSVSPTFVPNPASLSDTLGIPPYRYRDLHDPERLNDLMRSFDTRVCEQDSELFGEFREYRACAGEGMAPERISELLVRMAPWVGDFLARLFDVVAIRERQIEAVRGEFDSVFVYRDHILGKLPVRFKSETPEQWDIGSVCRRFDTMLAAAGDAERLAKDAEGAVSELAARLWRLSQHYEAVAAGKAETCATADTGVAALREKLAASPRAASLLADVLGEASAGEFVGGLLEVVCRWSYAAARVPDLKPQVAGWVSFKTPAKTDFNHLVEHADRAESGYTVWTAPPGHHRRRDGFALTDPGFGRRRVLYEVDHCIHCHDRDADSCAKGMRNKKDGSYKTNPLGQDITGCPLEEKISEMQWLKRRGDNIAALALIVIDNPMCPGTGHRICNDCMKACIYQKTEPVDIPQVETSVLTDVLFMPWGFEIYSLLTRWNPLNVRRPCALPYNGKNVLVAGMGPAGYTLSHYLLNEGFGVVGIDGLKIEPLPRELTGDGQTPPRPIRDFRELYEDLDKRVMLGFGGVAEYGITVRWDKNFLKVIYLNLLRRKAFRCYGGVRFGGTLTVDDAWALGFDHIAIASGAGKPTVIDLKNNLARGIRKASDFLMALQLTGAAKASSLANLQVRLPAGVVGGGLTAIDTATELLAYYPVQVSKILHRYEKLASVYGEETVRARYDREELAILDEFLAHGRVIQQERERAASAGETPDFLPLLEQWGGVTLYYRKGIKDSPAYRQNHEEVAKALEEGIRLAEGMNPVEAVEDGYGHLAGVRFEKFEQQDGKWCKQAEIAVPLRSLFVAAGTSPNTIYESEHPDTFEMDGKFYQRFEPNWSPHPGPLEPSPQTRLPKGDGFNSSLLPLGEGVGMREGEGVPLLKPIDDTAIPKIGKPAPFTSYRRHGRFITFYGDNHPVYAGNVVRAMASAKDGYPYIVKLFENHLAALDPAAQGARDAALAAFQRNLDDALIGRIVGVGRLTPTIIEVVVRAPMAASQFAPGQFYRVQNFETLAPVAEGTVLASEGMALTGAWVDKSRGLISLIALEMGSSTRLCATWRPGDPIVVMGVTGAPTDIPSGRTVLLAGGGLGNAVLFSIGKALRAAGNRVIYFAGYRNREDLFKTEDIEAASDLTVWTVDKRPGNAPIPVTRPRDKSFVGNIVEAMLAYGRGELGETPIRLDQVEHMIVIGSDRMMAAVKEARHGVLEPYLKACRELVGSINSPMQCMMKGVCAQCLCKHVDPETGKACFVYTCNNQDQALDRVDFANLGARLRQNSVQEKLSALWLDHVLERQASAAGAKEERACAAGAAAGLEQ, translated from the coding sequence ATGAAACATACCTCCGATGACTCGGTCAGCCCAACTTTTGTCCCGAATCCCGCGAGCCTGTCCGACACGCTGGGTATTCCTCCCTACCGTTACCGCGACCTGCATGATCCCGAACGATTGAATGATCTGATGCGAAGCTTCGATACCCGGGTGTGTGAGCAGGATTCCGAGCTGTTCGGCGAGTTCCGGGAATATCGGGCCTGTGCCGGCGAGGGTATGGCGCCGGAGCGGATCTCGGAGCTTCTGGTAAGAATGGCGCCCTGGGTGGGTGATTTCCTTGCGCGGCTGTTCGATGTCGTCGCCATTCGGGAACGGCAAATCGAGGCCGTCCGCGGGGAGTTCGACAGCGTGTTCGTCTACCGGGACCACATTCTGGGCAAACTGCCGGTCCGATTCAAAAGCGAAACGCCGGAGCAGTGGGATATCGGCTCGGTGTGCCGGCGTTTCGATACCATGCTCGCGGCCGCGGGCGATGCCGAACGGCTGGCGAAGGACGCCGAGGGCGCGGTGAGCGAGCTGGCCGCGCGGCTGTGGCGGCTTTCACAGCACTATGAAGCGGTCGCCGCGGGTAAAGCGGAGACCTGCGCCACGGCCGATACCGGTGTCGCCGCGCTGCGGGAGAAACTGGCCGCTTCGCCGCGGGCCGCGAGCCTGCTCGCCGATGTTCTCGGCGAGGCGAGCGCGGGGGAATTCGTCGGCGGCCTGCTGGAGGTGGTCTGCCGCTGGAGCTACGCCGCCGCTCGGGTGCCGGACCTAAAACCGCAAGTGGCGGGTTGGGTCAGTTTCAAAACCCCCGCCAAAACCGATTTCAATCACCTGGTGGAACACGCCGACCGCGCCGAGAGCGGCTATACGGTGTGGACCGCGCCGCCGGGTCATCACCGCCGGCGCGACGGCTTCGCCCTGACCGATCCGGGCTTCGGCCGGCGGCGGGTCTTATACGAGGTCGATCATTGCATTCACTGCCACGACCGAGACGCCGATTCGTGCGCCAAGGGCATGCGCAACAAGAAGGACGGCAGCTACAAGACCAATCCCTTGGGCCAGGACATCACCGGTTGTCCGCTGGAAGAAAAGATTTCCGAAATGCAGTGGCTCAAGCGCCGGGGCGACAATATCGCCGCGCTGGCTCTCATCGTCATCGACAATCCGATGTGCCCCGGCACCGGCCATCGCATCTGCAACGATTGCATGAAGGCCTGCATTTATCAGAAAACCGAGCCGGTGGACATTCCGCAGGTGGAAACCAGCGTGCTCACCGACGTGCTGTTCATGCCCTGGGGTTTCGAGATCTACAGCCTTCTGACCCGCTGGAACCCGCTCAACGTCAGGCGTCCGTGCGCCTTGCCCTACAACGGCAAGAACGTGTTGGTCGCGGGCATGGGCCCGGCCGGCTACACCCTGTCCCATTATCTGTTGAACGAGGGCTTCGGGGTCGTGGGTATCGACGGGCTCAAGATCGAGCCGCTGCCCCGGGAACTGACCGGCGACGGGCAAACGCCGCCGCGGCCGATCCGCGATTTTCGTGAACTCTACGAGGATCTGGACAAGCGCGTCATGCTGGGCTTCGGCGGCGTCGCCGAATACGGCATCACCGTGCGCTGGGATAAAAACTTTCTCAAGGTCATCTATTTGAACCTGCTGAGGCGCAAGGCTTTCCGTTGTTACGGCGGGGTACGCTTCGGCGGCACGCTGACGGTCGACGACGCCTGGGCGCTGGGCTTCGACCATATCGCCATCGCTTCCGGCGCCGGCAAGCCCACCGTGATCGACCTCAAGAACAATCTCGCGCGCGGTATTCGCAAGGCCTCGGATTTTCTCATGGCGCTCCAACTCACCGGCGCGGCCAAGGCATCCAGCCTGGCCAATCTGCAGGTGCGCCTGCCCGCCGGGGTCGTCGGCGGCGGGCTCACTGCCATCGATACCGCGACGGAGCTGCTGGCCTATTATCCGGTGCAGGTCAGCAAAATCCTTCATCGTTACGAAAAACTCGCGTCGGTCTACGGCGAGGAAACCGTGCGCGCCCGCTACGACCGGGAGGAACTCGCCATTCTCGACGAATTCCTGGCTCATGGCCGGGTGATCCAGCAGGAGCGTGAACGCGCCGCGAGCGCCGGGGAGACGCCGGACTTCCTGCCCTTGCTGGAGCAGTGGGGCGGGGTGACGCTTTACTACCGCAAGGGCATCAAGGATTCCCCGGCCTACCGCCAGAACCACGAGGAGGTCGCCAAAGCCCTGGAAGAAGGGATACGCCTGGCCGAGGGTATGAACCCCGTCGAAGCGGTGGAGGATGGCTACGGCCATCTCGCCGGCGTGCGTTTCGAAAAGTTCGAGCAGCAGGACGGCAAATGGTGCAAGCAGGCGGAAATAGCGGTGCCCCTGCGCAGTCTCTTCGTTGCCGCCGGCACGTCCCCGAACACCATCTACGAATCGGAACATCCCGACACCTTCGAGATGGATGGAAAGTTTTATCAACGCTTCGAGCCCAATTGGAGCCCTCACCCCGGCCCTCTCGAACCCTCACCCCAAACCCGTCTCCCAAAGGGAGACGGGTTCAATAGTTCCCTTCTCCCTCTGGGAGAAGGGGTAGGGATGAGGGAGGGAGAGGGAGTTCCTTTGTTGAAACCGATTGACGACACCGCCATTCCCAAAATCGGCAAACCGGCGCCGTTTACCTCGTACCGGCGCCACGGCAGGTTCATCACCTTCTACGGCGACAACCACCCGGTTTATGCCGGCAATGTGGTCAGGGCCATGGCCAGCGCCAAGGATGGGTATCCGTATATCGTCAAGCTCTTCGAAAACCATCTGGCCGCCCTCGATCCCGCCGCACAGGGCGCGCGCGATGCGGCATTGGCGGCATTCCAGCGCAACCTGGACGACGCCTTGATCGGCCGCATCGTCGGCGTCGGCCGCCTGACGCCCACCATCATCGAAGTGGTGGTTCGCGCTCCCATGGCGGCGAGCCAATTCGCGCCCGGCCAGTTTTACCGGGTACAGAACTTCGAAACCCTGGCTCCCGTGGCGGAAGGCACGGTGCTGGCCTCGGAAGGGATGGCCCTGACCGGCGCCTGGGTCGACAAGAGCCGCGGGCTGATCTCCCTCATCGCACTGGAAATGGGCAGTTCCACCCGATTGTGCGCCACCTGGCGGCCGGGCGATCCCATCGTGGTGATGGGCGTCACCGGCGCGCCCACCGACATACCTTCCGGCCGGACCGTGCTGCTGGCCGGCGGCGGGCTCGGCAACGCGGTGCTGTTCTCCATCGGCAAGGCTCTGCGCGCCGCGGGCAACCGCGTGATTTATTTTGCCGGCTACCGCAACCGCGAGGACCTGTTCAAGACGGAGGACATCGAAGCCGCCTCCGATCTCACCGTCTGGACGGTGGACAAGCGTCCGGGCAACGCTCCCATTCCGGTTACCCGGCCCCGGGACAAGAGCTTCGTCGGCAATATCGTCGAGGCGATGCTCGCCTATGGCCGGGGAGAACTGGGGGAGACGCCGATTCGGCTCGATCAGGTGGAGCATATGATCGTCATCGGTTCCGACCGCATGATGGCGGCGGTGAAGGAAGCCCGCCACGGCGTTCTCGAACCCTATCTCAAGGCCTGCCGCGAACTCGTGGGTTCCATCAATTCGCCCATGCAGTGCATGATGAAAGGGGTGTGCGCCCAATGCCTGTGCAAGCACGTGGACCCCGAAACCGGCAAGGCGTGTTTCGTCTACACCTGCAATAACCAGGATCAGGCCTTGGACCGGGTTGATTTCGCCAACCTCGGCGCACGTTTGCGGCAGAATTCGGTGCAGGAAAAACTGTCCGCGCTATGGCTCGATCATGTGCTGGAACGGCAGGCGTCCGCGGCCGGCGCAAAGGAAGAGCGGGCCTGCGCCGCTGGGGCAGCGGCGGGTTTGGAACAATGA
- a CDS encoding aminotransferase class III-fold pyridoxal phosphate-dependent enzyme — protein MSTNLALYSLAAAVAAGTLPTLKLRLELSRAKHPSLAGHSNLSRRIARWVPYYDYGEEHFFRCDGAPEPIAAQRRAGFMRLGERLRECSPRTLALGESAVNAISDMQFTSAYRVPFQFRRLVREHLKTGAFVQSSSGVTLTDPDGKVSYDLAGSYGVNLFGYDFYKDCMRRAGERVHELGPVLGLYHPVILANVERLKTISGLDEVSFHMSGTEAVMQAVRLARYHTGRPYLVRFCGAYHGWWGDVQPGVGNPLPAHETYTLKDMDEATLRVLRKRRDIACVLVNPLQALHPNAGAPGDGTLIDSSRSAGFDRAAYTDWLQRLRAVCSERGIVLIFDEVFTGFRLAPGGAQDYFGIRADLVTYGKSLGGGLPVGVVCGRKDLMKRFRDDRPTDICFARGTFNSHPYVMAAMDEFLTALDKPEIRELYRDLDQVWNARAERLNRRLNELDLPVRVADLSSVWTVLYTRPSRYNWMFQYYLRARELTLSWVGTGRFIFSLNYTEADFEAVAERFVAAAADMQQDGWWWSGDGLTNKSIRRQVLREMIARRFGLRQADAGFRQEQS, from the coding sequence ATGAGCACGAACCTTGCCCTTTACTCCCTGGCCGCGGCCGTGGCTGCCGGGACTCTGCCGACATTGAAGCTGCGCCTCGAGCTTTCCAGGGCCAAGCATCCCTCCCTGGCGGGGCATTCCAACCTATCGCGGCGCATCGCCCGATGGGTACCGTACTATGACTACGGCGAAGAGCATTTCTTCCGCTGCGATGGCGCTCCGGAACCCATTGCCGCACAACGGCGTGCCGGATTCATGCGGCTTGGCGAGCGCTTGCGGGAATGCTCGCCGCGTACGTTGGCTTTGGGCGAGTCCGCCGTGAACGCCATCTCGGACATGCAGTTTACCTCCGCTTACCGGGTACCCTTTCAATTCAGGCGCCTGGTCCGCGAACACCTGAAGACCGGCGCCTTCGTGCAATCGTCTTCCGGGGTTACGCTCACCGATCCGGACGGCAAGGTTTCCTACGATCTCGCAGGGTCCTACGGCGTCAACCTGTTCGGTTACGATTTTTACAAGGATTGCATGCGGCGCGCCGGAGAGCGCGTGCATGAGCTGGGACCGGTGCTGGGTCTTTATCATCCCGTGATCCTGGCCAATGTCGAACGGCTGAAAACCATTTCCGGGCTCGACGAAGTATCGTTCCACATGTCGGGCACCGAAGCGGTGATGCAGGCTGTGCGGCTGGCCCGGTATCATACCGGACGACCTTATCTGGTGCGGTTTTGCGGCGCCTACCACGGCTGGTGGGGCGACGTGCAGCCCGGCGTCGGCAATCCGCTGCCGGCGCACGAAACCTACACGCTGAAAGACATGGACGAGGCCACGCTGCGGGTGCTGCGCAAACGCAGGGACATCGCCTGCGTACTGGTGAACCCCTTGCAGGCGCTGCACCCGAATGCGGGCGCCCCGGGCGACGGAACCCTGATCGACAGCAGCCGCTCCGCCGGTTTCGACCGCGCCGCATACACCGACTGGCTGCAGCGGCTGCGCGCGGTATGCAGCGAACGGGGCATCGTGCTGATCTTCGACGAGGTGTTCACCGGCTTCCGCCTGGCGCCGGGAGGTGCCCAGGACTATTTCGGCATTCGCGCCGATTTGGTCACCTACGGCAAGAGCCTGGGCGGCGGTCTGCCGGTCGGCGTCGTCTGCGGCCGCAAGGACTTGATGAAGCGCTTTCGCGACGACCGTCCCACCGATATCTGCTTCGCCCGGGGCACGTTCAATTCCCATCCTTATGTGATGGCGGCCATGGATGAGTTCCTGACGGCGCTCGACAAACCCGAGATCCGCGAACTCTACCGAGACCTGGATCAGGTGTGGAACGCCAGGGCCGAACGCTTGAACCGGAGGCTGAACGAACTGGATCTTCCGGTACGGGTCGCCGATCTTTCGTCCGTCTGGACCGTCCTGTATACCCGGCCGTCCCGCTATAACTGGATGTTTCAGTATTATTTGCGCGCACGGGAGCTGACCCTGAGCTGGGTCGGAACCGGACGCTTCATCTTCAGCCTCAACTACACCGAGGCCGATTTCGAAGCGGTGGCCGAGCGCTTCGTGGCGGCGGCCGCGGACATGCAACAGGACGGATGGTGGTGGTCGGGGGATGGACTGACCAACAAGTCCATCAGGCGGCAGGTTCTTCGCGAAATGATCGCCCGGCGTTTCGGTTTGCGCCAGGCGGATGCCGGGTTCCGTCAAGAGCAGTCGTAG
- a CDS encoding DUF962 domain-containing protein codes for MHGFLKALEIQRWDDHRYYHHSRINQSLHFVSALSFLCAYALLFTDPVAAALIGWLFAMLTRQTGHFFFEPKGYDVVNQATHEYKEQVKVGYNLERKVVLMAIWGLSPIALYLDPTLLGLFDSDPADGEFLNRLGLLWLAIGVGGLLFRTVQLFFVRDVQTGLVWLTKILTDPFHDIKLYYKSPICLLRGQLIDPMAPESDDRDNTLELR; via the coding sequence ATGCACGGTTTTCTTAAAGCTCTGGAAATACAGCGTTGGGACGATCACCGTTACTATCATCACAGCCGCATAAACCAGTCGCTGCATTTCGTCAGCGCACTGAGCTTCCTGTGCGCTTACGCCTTGTTGTTCACCGATCCGGTGGCGGCGGCGCTCATCGGGTGGCTGTTCGCCATGCTTACCCGCCAGACCGGCCACTTCTTCTTCGAACCGAAGGGATACGACGTCGTCAATCAGGCGACCCACGAGTACAAGGAACAGGTCAAGGTGGGCTATAACCTCGAGCGGAAGGTAGTCCTCATGGCCATCTGGGGGCTCTCCCCGATCGCTCTTTACCTGGACCCGACGCTATTGGGGCTGTTCGACTCCGATCCCGCCGACGGGGAATTCCTGAATCGCCTGGGCTTGTTATGGCTGGCCATCGGCGTCGGCGGCTTGCTGTTCCGAACCGTGCAGTTGTTCTTCGTGAGGGATGTCCAGACCGGGCTGGTCTGGCTGACCAAAATCCTGACCGACCCGTTTCACGACATCAAGCTCTACTACAAGTCCCCCATTTGTCTGCTCCGGGGGCAACTCATCGACCCCATGGCGCCGGAGAGTGACGATCGGGACAACACGCTCGAGCTCCGCTAG
- the asd gene encoding archaetidylserine decarboxylase (Phosphatidylserine decarboxylase is synthesized as a single chain precursor. Generation of the pyruvoyl active site from a Ser is coupled to cleavage of a Gly-Ser bond between the larger (beta) and smaller (alpha chains). It is an integral membrane protein.): protein MALRSLIAQISRQEDINFLLTNRIPRQLLTRFMGWFSRIEHPWVCRLSIGLWRLFAPLDLSEAKKSEFRSLHECFTRELREGARPVDDDPGVLVSPCDAIIGAHGAIEDATLFQAKGFPYALKDLVHDAELVSRYRDGYYVTLRLTSSMYHRFHAPYDCEIDRVTYISGDTWNVNPIALRRIEELFCKNERAVLRTRLSRGDHIIALVPVAAVLVASIRLHFLDVLLHLKYRGPNVIPCRASFRKGDEIGWFQHGSTIIVLAPEGFVLCPQWEPGAIIRMGQGLLRIP, encoded by the coding sequence ATGGCATTACGCTCGCTGATCGCACAGATTTCCCGGCAGGAAGACATCAACTTTCTCCTGACCAATCGGATTCCGCGCCAGTTGCTCACGCGGTTCATGGGATGGTTCAGCCGGATCGAGCATCCTTGGGTTTGCCGTTTATCCATAGGCTTGTGGCGGCTGTTTGCCCCGCTCGATCTGAGCGAGGCCAAGAAATCCGAGTTCCGCAGCCTGCATGAATGCTTCACTCGCGAGCTCAGGGAAGGCGCCCGCCCGGTCGACGACGACCCGGGCGTCCTGGTGAGTCCCTGCGATGCCATCATCGGCGCGCACGGCGCCATCGAAGACGCCACCCTGTTTCAGGCCAAGGGCTTTCCTTACGCGTTGAAGGATCTGGTTCACGATGCGGAGCTGGTGAGCCGGTACCGCGACGGCTATTACGTGACCTTGCGGCTCACTTCCAGCATGTACCATCGGTTCCACGCGCCGTATGACTGCGAAATCGATCGGGTCACCTACATCTCGGGGGACACCTGGAACGTCAATCCGATCGCCCTCAGGCGGATAGAGGAACTCTTCTGCAAGAACGAGCGCGCCGTACTGCGGACGCGCCTGAGCCGAGGCGATCACATCATCGCCCTGGTGCCGGTTGCCGCCGTGCTCGTCGCCAGCATACGGCTGCATTTCCTGGATGTTCTATTGCATCTCAAGTACCGGGGACCCAACGTGATTCCGTGCCGGGCGTCGTTTCGCAAAGGGGACGAAATAGGCTGGTTTCAGCACGGTTCGACGATCATCGTCCTGGCGCCCGAAGGATTCGTGCTCTGCCCGCAATGGGAACCGGGCGCGATTATCCGCATGGGGCAAGGGCTGCTGCGGATTCCCTGA
- a CDS encoding methyltransferase produces the protein MLFWLFPAAALLLAIERITYLWIWHNSDIFKAICKYPAVARFGEPIGVLEKLFYLFKILQIGVFLAWCMLLGNTFIPLPTGSLLPMSLGAGLILMGQILNFGVFYRLGPSGVFYGNKLGYQVPWCNAFPFSILNHPQYVGTLLSIWGFFLVMRFPHDDWILLPILETAYYSLGAYYER, from the coding sequence ATGCTGTTTTGGTTATTTCCGGCCGCAGCCCTATTATTAGCTATCGAACGAATAACCTACCTGTGGATTTGGCATAATTCCGATATATTCAAGGCGATCTGCAAATATCCCGCAGTCGCTCGCTTCGGGGAGCCGATCGGTGTCCTCGAAAAATTATTTTACCTATTCAAGATTCTGCAAATCGGTGTATTCCTGGCCTGGTGCATGCTGCTCGGGAATACCTTTATCCCGCTTCCCACCGGCAGCCTCCTCCCGATGAGCCTGGGAGCCGGCCTGATTTTGATGGGTCAGATACTTAATTTCGGCGTATTTTATCGCCTGGGGCCGTCCGGGGTATTTTACGGCAACAAGCTGGGTTATCAGGTTCCCTGGTGCAACGCCTTTCCGTTTTCAATTCTCAACCACCCGCAATACGTCGGCACCTTGCTGTCGATTTGGGGCTTTTTCCTGGTCATGAGATTTCCTCATGACGACTGGATTCTGCTGCCTATCTTGGAAACCGCGTATTACAGCCTGGGCGCGTATTACGAGCGCTAA
- a CDS encoding Imm49 family immunity protein: protein MSNTPEQQQIDHWLKVARDGLTQTEEDFKSGFYEAENISIESVHTGTAMLYASLARAKFLNGDPIAEVRAEFANAARHILKSFRMAYDETDPDYQGEKADLSAVSETIAIDGLNFALMAADFDLAVELGRGYRDRPDGFSLGLDVNRYVNALAFTVRDRLEDARQRLQAQFDDYARKPPKSAADRNYHSLVTALSGILERDAARFNEGLAAQLKIYQGYARGEGKNTTFEFICDYAVALANLGLRRGLAVTAEHPTLPRGLLIQP from the coding sequence ATGAGCAACACACCGGAACAGCAGCAGATCGATCATTGGCTAAAGGTGGCAAGAGACGGACTGACGCAGACGGAGGAAGACTTCAAAAGCGGTTTCTACGAAGCGGAAAACATTTCAATCGAGAGTGTTCACACGGGCACGGCCATGCTTTATGCTTCCCTCGCCCGCGCCAAGTTCCTGAACGGCGACCCGATCGCCGAGGTCCGGGCCGAGTTCGCCAATGCCGCCCGCCACATCCTGAAAAGCTTCCGCATGGCTTACGACGAAACGGACCCCGATTATCAGGGGGAAAAAGCCGACCTCAGCGCCGTAAGCGAAACCATCGCCATCGACGGCCTGAATTTCGCCCTGATGGCCGCCGATTTCGATCTCGCCGTCGAACTGGGACGCGGGTATCGTGATCGCCCCGACGGCTTCAGCCTCGGCCTCGATGTCAACCGCTATGTCAATGCCCTGGCCTTCACCGTGCGGGACCGCCTCGAAGACGCCCGCCAGCGGCTGCAGGCGCAGTTCGACGATTACGCCCGCAAACCGCCCAAAAGCGCGGCGGACCGGAACTACCACTCGCTCGTCACGGCTCTGTCCGGCATCCTGGAGCGGGACGCGGCGCGCTTCAACGAGGGACTGGCCGCGCAACTGAAAATCTATCAGGGTTACGCCCGCGGCGAGGGCAAGAATACGACGTTCGAATTCATCTGCGATTATGCCGTGGCCCTGGCCAATCTCGGCCTGCGCCGGGGGCTCGCGGTCACGGCGGAGCACCCTACCCTGCCCCGGGGCTTGCTGATCCAGCCCTAA
- a CDS encoding Imm49 family immunity protein encodes MSNTPEQQQIDHWLKVARDGLTQTEEDFKSGFYEAENISIESVHTGTAMLYASLARAKFLNGDPIAEVRAEFANAARHILKSFRMAYDETDPDYQGEKADLSAVSETIAIDGLNFALMAADFDLAVELGRGYRDRPDGFSLGLDVNRYVNALAFTVRDRLEDARQRLQAQFDDYARKPPKSAADRNYHSLVTALSGILERDAARFNEGLAAQLKIYQGYARGEGKNTTFEFICDYAVALANLGLRRGLEVTAEHPTLPRGLLIQP; translated from the coding sequence ATGAGCAACACACCGGAACAGCAGCAGATCGATCATTGGCTAAAGGTGGCAAGAGACGGACTGACGCAGACGGAGGAAGACTTCAAAAGCGGTTTCTACGAAGCGGAAAACATTTCAATCGAGAGTGTTCACACGGGCACGGCCATGCTTTATGCTTCCCTCGCCCGCGCCAAGTTCCTGAACGGCGACCCGATCGCCGAGGTCCGGGCCGAGTTCGCCAATGCCGCCCGCCACATCCTGAAAAGCTTCCGCATGGCTTACGACGAAACGGACCCCGATTATCAGGGGGAAAAAGCCGACCTCAGCGCCGTAAGCGAAACCATCGCCATCGACGGCCTGAATTTCGCCCTGATGGCCGCCGATTTCGATCTCGCCGTCGAACTGGGACGCGGGTATCGTGATCGCCCCGACGGCTTCAGCCTCGGCCTCGATGTCAACCGCTATGTCAATGCCCTGGCCTTCACCGTGCGGGACCGCCTCGAAGACGCCCGCCAGCGGCTGCAGGCGCAGTTCGACGATTACGCCCGCAAACCGCCCAAAAGCGCGGCGGACCGGAACTACCACTCGCTCGTCACGGCTCTGTCCGGCATCCTGGAGCGGGACGCGGCGCGCTTCAACGAGGGACTGGCCGCGCAACTGAAAATCTATCAGGGTTACGCCCGCGGCGAGGGCAAGAATACGACGTTCGAATTCATCTGCGATTATGCCGTGGCCCTGGCCAATCTCGGCCTGCGCCGGGGGCTCGAGGTCACGGCGGAGCACCCTACCCTGCCCCGGGGCTTGCTGATCCAGCCCTAA
- a CDS encoding immunity 49 family protein — MSNTPEQQQIDHWLKVARDGLTQTEEDFKSGFYEAENISIESVHTGTAMLYASLARAKFLNGDPIAEVRAEFANAARHILKSFRMAYDETDPDYQGEKADLSAVSETIAIDGLNFALMAADFDLAVELGRGYRDRPDGFSLGLDVNRYVNALKSVVLDDLPQARGLLSAQIDAYAAKPSKRNDYRKNYFTLSTALSGIADTNEARFNEGLAAQLKIYQSYARGEARNTDEEFICDHAVALANLGLRRGLEVTAEHPTLPRGLLIQP; from the coding sequence ATGAGCAACACACCGGAACAGCAGCAGATCGATCATTGGCTAAAGGTGGCAAGAGACGGACTGACGCAGACGGAGGAAGACTTCAAAAGCGGTTTCTACGAAGCGGAAAACATTTCAATCGAGAGTGTTCACACGGGCACGGCCATGCTTTATGCTTCCCTCGCCCGCGCCAAGTTCCTGAACGGCGACCCGATCGCCGAGGTCCGGGCCGAGTTCGCCAATGCCGCCCGCCACATCCTGAAAAGCTTCCGCATGGCCTACGACGAAACGGACCCCGATTATCAGGGGGAAAAAGCCGACCTCAGCGCCGTAAGCGAAACCATCGCCATCGACGGCCTGAATTTCGCCCTGATGGCCGCCGATTTCGATCTCGCCGTCGAACTGGGACGCGGGTATCGTGATCGCCCCGACGGCTTCAGCCTCGGCCTCGATGTCAACCGCTATGTCAATGCCCTCAAATCCGTCGTACTCGACGACCTGCCGCAGGCCCGCGGGCTGTTGTCGGCTCAGATCGATGCGTATGCGGCCAAGCCATCCAAGCGCAACGATTATCGCAAGAACTACTTCACCTTGAGCACGGCTCTATCCGGCATTGCGGACACGAACGAAGCCCGCTTCAACGAGGGACTGGCCGCGCAACTGAAAATCTATCAGAGTTACGCCCGCGGCGAGGCCCGGAACACCGACGAGGAATTCATCTGCGATCACGCCGTCGCCTTGGCCAATCTCGGCCTGCGCCGGGGGCTCGAGGTCACGGCGGAGCACCCTACCCTGCCCCGGGGCTTGCTGATCCAGCCCTAA